GGATCGCCGCAGGCCGGCCGGTGTGGGCGAGCAGAAAAACAGTACGAGCTCGGTTCTGTGTCAACGCGGCCCCTCCGCCACTGCACGGTCAACGTCGGCCGGGTCCAGTTCGGCTGCTCCGGCCCGCATCCACAGAAAGTACTCGACATTCCCGGAGGGCCCGGGCAGCGGACTGGCGGTGACGCCTTTCACGCCGAGTCCGAGATCCCAGGCCCGCCGGGCGACACCCCGTACGGCCTCGGCCCTCAGCTCCGGACTGCGCACCACGCCCCCGCTCCCCAGCCGCTCCTTCCCCACCTCGAACTGCGGCTTGACCATCATCACCAGATCGGCGTCCGACCGCACGCACCGCACCAGGGCGGGCAGCACCAGTCCGAGCGGGATGAAGGACAGATCCCCCACGACAAGATCCACGGGCTCCCCATCGATCGCCTCAAGCGTCAACTCGCGTACGTTCGTACGGTCCTTGACGGTGACGCGTTCATCGCTCTGCAGAGTCCACGCGAGTTGTCCGTATCCGACGTCCACGGCGACGACCTGCGCGGCTCCGGTCCGCAGCAGGACGTCCGTGAAGCCACCCGTGGACGCGCCGGCGTCGAGCGCCCGACGCCCCTCGACGACCAGCCCCTGCTCCATGAAGACCCGCAGCGCACCGGCGAGCTTGTGGCCGCCCCGCGACACGTACTCCGGGTCGCCGGAGTCCGTCTGGACCACGATCGCCGCCGCGGTCTCCACCTGCGTGGCCGGTTTGGTCGCGACGGTCTTGCCGACACTCACGCGCCCTGCGGCGATCAGCTGGCTGGCATGCTCACGCGAGCGCGCGAGCTTCCGGCGGACCAGCTCCGCATCGAGACGGCGGCGTGCGACTCCTGCCACGTTCGGTTCAGCTCCTATGTCCGTTGTCCGTACGACGTCGGGGGCGCCGGAGGACCCGGGCGGGCGTCGAGCGCGGTGAGCGCGTCACGCAGTCCCCGATGTACATCCTCGTACACCTCCACGTGTCCGTCCGTGGCGAGGTGGTCGGTATCGCCGAGCCGCTCCAGCTGGGCGTCGACGTCGGCGTTGCCGGTGGGGGTGCGCGGGACGTTCAGCGGGGCGGGGCCGGCGGGGTCGTACTCGGGCTCGACCGGCGCCGTCTCCTCCTCCGGGATCTCGGTCCCCGGCAGTGAGTCGCTCATGCCCTGACGCTACCCCGAACCGCTGGGGTACCGTCGATCTCGATGGCCACGATTGAGGAGTGCCGCGCCGCACTCGAAAAGCTCTCGGACAACATGCAGGACGCCGAGGGGGACGCCCGCACGGCCGCAGCCCTGGAACGCTCGGTGAGCTGCCACATCACCGACCTGGACGTCACGTTCGCGGGACGCATGACGGGCGGCCGGATCGAGGTCCACGAGACCCTCCAGGGCCCACCCCAGGAGAAGGCCCAGATCAGGTTCAGCCTGGCCGGCGACGACCTGGTGGCACTGGTCGACGGCGAGCTGAACTTCGCGAAGGCCTGGGGCTCGGGCCGGGTGAAGCTGCACGCGAGCCTGCGCGACCTGCTCGTCCTCAGGAAGCTTCTGTAGCGGCGACCTTCCTGTCGTCGGTCCGCGCCTTCCGCGCGGCCGGCACCACCAGCGGCGTCCCCGTCTCCGGGTCGTCGATGACCTGGCAGCGCAGCCCGAAGACCTCCTCGACCAGCTCCGCGGTGACGATGTCGTTCGGAGCGCCCTCGGCGATGATCGCCCCGTCCTTCAGGGCGATGAGGTGGGTGGCGTACCGGGCGGCATGGTTGAGGTCGTGGAGTACGGCGACCAGCGTGCGCCCCTGCTCCTCATGCAGCTCCGCACAGAGATCGAGCACGTCGATCTGATGCTGGATGTCGAGATACGTCGTCGGCTCGTCCAGCAGCAGCAACGGCGTCTGCTGCGCCAGCGCCATCGCGATCCACACGCGCTGCCGCTGACCGCCGGACAATTCGTCGACATAGCGATCGGCCAGCTCGGCGACGCCGGTCTGCTGCATCGACTCCTGTACGACCCGCTCGTCCTCGGTCGACCACTGGCGCAGGATCCCCTGGTGCGGGTACCGGCCGCGGCCCACCAGGTCGGCGACCGTGATTCCGTCGGGCGCGATCGACGACTGCGGCAGCAGGCCCAGCGTCCGCGCGACCTTCTTCGCGGGCATCGACTGGATGACCGAGCCGTCGAGCAGCACTCGGCCCCGGCTGGGCTTCAGCATCCGTGACAGCGCCCGCAGCAGCGTGGACTTGCCGCACGCGTTCGGGCCGACGATCACCGTGAAGGAGTTGTCGGGTATCTCCACCGACAACTGCTCGGCGATGACGCGCTGGTCGTAGGCGAGGGTGACGTCCTCGGCGGACAGGCGGTTCACGGTGCTCCTCTTGGTGTTCTCGTTCGCAGTGCCACGCGTCGTCTTCGCAGCGCTCATGTCCGCCGTTTTCCTCGGAGCCCTCATATCCGCCCCGCCTTGCGCTCGGTGACCAGCAGCCACAGCAGATAGACGCCGCCGACCACTCCGGTGACCACGCCCACGGGCAGCTGGTCGGCGCCGAACACCCGTTGTGAGGCCCAGTCGGCGATGACCAGCAGCGCGGCGCCCATGCACAGGGACGGCAGCAGATTCGGCCCGGGTGAGCGGGTCAGGCGCCGGGCGAGCTGGGGGGCGGTGAGCGCGACGAAGCTGACGGGCCCGGCGGCGGCGGTCGCGGCCGCGGTGAGCAGTACGGCGGCCACCATCAGCAGCATCCGGACGCGCTCGACGCGCACCCCGAGGGCGTTCGACACGTCGTCGCCCATCTCCATCATCCGCAGAGCGCGCGCATTGGCGAGAACCAGCGGCACGAGCACGGCGCACAGCCAGAGCAGCGGCCAGACCTGTTCCCAGTCACGGCCGTTGAGGGACCCGGTCATCCAGACGACCGCACGGGCCGCGTCGACCAGGTCGGCCTTGGTGAGCAGATAGCCGTTGACCGCCGTCACGATCGCGGACACACCGATACCGACCAGCACCAGTCGATACCCGTGCACACCCCGCTTCCAGGCGAGCAGATAGATGGCCAGACCGGTCACCAGACCGCCCACCAGCGCCCCGACGGTGACCTGGGCCGCGCTGCCCGACATCAGCACGATCACGACCAGCGCACCGGCCGTCGCACCCTGCCCGAGGCCGAGGATGTCCGGACTGCCCAGCGGATTACGGGAGATGGCCTGGAACAGCGCACCGCCCAGCCCCAGCGAGGCACCCACCAGGAGCCCGACCAGGACCCGCGGCAGCCGCAGATCGTTGACGATGAACTCCTGCCCCGCATTGCCGTTGCCCACCAGCGTCTTGAGCACATCGCCCACCGAGATGGGGAAGTCGCCGGTGCCGATCAGCAGGACGCTCGCGACGAGTGCGGCGAGCAGCAGCAGGGCTACGACGGTGAAGGCACGGACGTCCAGCCGGACGGAGAGCCCGCCGGGCGTCCTGATGGCACGGTTGGTCGTCTTCACAGCTGGGCCGTCCTCCGCCGTCGTACCAGAAAGATGAAGACCGGCCCGCCGAGGATCGCGGTCACGATGCCGACCTGCAGCTCCGCGGGCCGGGCCACGATCCTGCCGATCACATCGGCGCCCAGCAGCAGCACCGGCGACAGGACGGCCGCGTACGGCAGGATCCAGCGCAGATCGGGACCGGTGAAGGACCGTACGACGTGCGGCACCATCAGCCCGACGAAGACGATCGGCCCGCAGGCGGCGGTCGCGGCCCCGCACAGCACGGTGGCGGCGAGCATGGACAGTGCCCGTGTGCGGTTGAGGTTGGCGCCCAGAGCCTTGGCGGTGTCGTCGCCCATGGCCATGGCGTTGAGCGGCCGGGCGAGCGCGAAAGCGAGCAGCATGCCGAAGGCGAGGAAGGGCAGCACCTTCAGGATGATGTCGTTGGTCGCCGAACTCAGCGAACCGACCGTCCAGAAGCGCATCTTGCCCAGCGCGGCCTCGTCCATGATCATCACGGCCTGGAGATAGCCGTAGAGCGCGGCGCTGATCGCGGTGCCGGCGAGCGCGAGCCGCACCGGCGTGGCGCCCCGGCTGCCGCCGAGGAACCAGACCAGCGCTCCGACCGCGGCCGCGCCGAAGAACGCGAACCACACATAGCCGGTCAGGCTGGTGACGCCGAAGTAGGTGATGGCGGTGACGACCGCGGCCGAGGCGCCCGCGTTGATTCCGAGCAGACCCGGGTCGGCCAGCGGATTGCGGGTGAGCGCCTGGAGCACCGCGCCCGCCAGGCCCAGCGCGGCACCGGCGAGCAGTCCCAGCACGGTCCGCGAGAGCCGCTCCGCGACGACGACATCGCCGTACGTCCCCGACTCCTCGAACAATCCGTGCCACACCTGGTCAACGGACAGCTCTTTCGCGCCGATCGCGACGCTCGCCAGCGCGACGAGCAACAGGATCGCCACGGAGACAAGCAGCCCAAAGGCACGTATCGCCCGGCGTTTCGGGGGCGCGGGGGCGGTCTCCGCGCGCTGTTCGGGAGGACTGTCGACCAACACGCAGTTAGGTTAGCCTACCCTCCCCTTCGGCCACGATTCCGCTCCGTTGCAGTACGCGGACCCCCCGTCGGTGAGTGACCGCGAGAGCTCACAACCCCAGCCGCGCCAGCGCCTTCCCCCCGTCCAGCTCGCACACACCCTCCCCGGCCGACGTCCAGGCCGCCGCACACAGCGCCCGCAGTCCGTCCAACGCCTCGCCGTCACCGTCGAGTTCCAGCCTCTCGGCGCCGGCCTTCGCCCTCCAGCCACCACACCGGAACCCGTCACTCTCCGCCGTGACCTCCGGCTGGCCGGTGAGCAGGCCGCGCAGATCGGCGTCGACAAACGTCGGCCGGTGCCGCGGCGGCGCGGAGAGCAGCAGAGGCCCGTCGGTCACACCGGTCAGCACCAGCAGCGAGTCCACGCCTCCGTTGAACGCACCCTCGATGTCCGTGTCCAGGCGGTCCCCCACCACCAGCGGCCGCTCGGCCCCGGTCCGCAGGACCGTCTCCCGGTGCATCGGAGGCAGCGGCTTCCCGGCCACCTGCGGCTCGGCACCCGTCGCGATCCGGACGACCTGCACCGCCGCGCCGTTGCCCGGCGCGATCCCACGCGCACTGGGAATCGTCAGGTCGGTGTTGGACGCGAACCACGGCACCCCGCGCGCGATGGCGTGGCACGCCTCCGCGAAGCGGCCCCACGGCAGTTCGGGCCCGCCGTACCCCTGCACGACCGCCGCCGGATCGTCATCCGCCGACTCCACCGGCTCGAGCCCCCGCTCGCGCAACGCGACCCGCAGCCCCTCCCCGCCGATCACCAGCACACGGGAGCCCTGCGGCACGTGCTCGGCGATCAGCCGGGCGACCGCCTGCGCCGAGGTGATGACGTCGGACGCCGCCGTCGGTATGCCCAGCGCGGTCAGATGCGCGGAGACGACGTCAGGGGTGCGCAGAGCGTTGTTCGTGACATACGCCAGGTGCATGCCTCCCGAGCGAGCGGCGGCAAGCGATTCGACGGCGTACGCGATCGCGTTCCCACCCGCGTACACCACTCCGTCCAGGTCGAGCAGCGCCGTGTCGTACGCCTCGCTCAGGGCCTGGCCACTGCCCTTGGGCCTCGTCCTGACGCTCTGGCTCATTCCGCATCGCTCCTCGTTCGACGGCATTCCCCCCGATCATCGCGCATGCCACTGACACACGTACGATGCCGGGATGAACTCAGCAGGTCACTCGGGAGCAACGGCGCACCGGGGCCTCGAACTCACCCCGTTCCGAGGGCTCCGCTACGACCCCGACCGGGTCGGCAGTCTGGCCGCCGTGACCTCACCGCCGTACGACGTCGTGGTCCGCCCCGACGGCGTGCTCCATCTCGAGTCGGCCGACCCGTACAACATCGTCCGCCTGATTCTCCCCCAGGCACCCACCGCCGCCGCCCGCAACGAACAGGCGGCCAAGACCCTGCGGCGCTGGCTCTCCGAAGGGGTCCTGGCGGCCGACCCGCGGCCCGGCCTGTACGTCTACGAACAACGCGACGGCGACGGCATGCTGCAACGCGGTGTGATCGGCGCCCTGCGCGTGACGGATCCCGCGGAAGGCCTGGTCCTGCCGCACGAGGACGTCATGCCGCACATCGTGGCCGACCGAGCCGACCTCATGCGCGCCACATCCGCGAACCTCGAGCCCCTGCTCCTGACGTACCGCGGCAACGGCTCGGCAACCGACACCGCCGCAATCATCGAACGTACGGCGGAGCAGCCCCCGCTCCTCTCCACGACCACGGAGGACGGCTTCAGCCACCGCCTGTGGTCGATCACCGCCCCCGACGAGCAGGCCCGCATCCAGGCCGACCTCGCCGGGCACCAGGCCCTGATCGCCGACGGTCACCACCGCTGGGCGACATACCGGCGTCTACGCGCGGAGCACCCCTCCCCCAGCCCCTGGGACCACGGCCTCGTCCTCCTCGTGGACACGACCCGCTACCCGCTCCGCGTCCGCGCCATCCACCGCCTCCTGCACGGCCTACCGGTCGCGGAAGCACTCAAGCCCCTCGACGGCCTGTTCCGCGTACGCCACCTGGAAGTCCCCCTCCTCGAGGCTCTGGACGCCCTCACCGACGCGGCCGGTGCCGGCAACGCCTTCCTGCTGGCCGGCGACGGCACGTTCCACCTCGTCGACGAACCGGACCCGGACCTCCTGGCCCGCACCGTCCCGACGGAGCACCCCGCAGCCTGGCGCACCCTGGACGCGACCGTCCTGCACGCCACACTCCTCGACCACGTCTGGCACATCCCCGAGGACTCCCCCACCCACATCGCCTACATCCACGACACCGCGGCCACGGTCAGCAAGGCGGAACGCGACGGCGGTACGGCCGTCCTGATGCACCCGGTCCGCGAGGAGGTCGTACGCGACCTGGCCCGCCAGGGCGTCACGATGCCCCGCAAGTCCACGTCGTTCGGCCCGAAACCGGCGTCGGGCCTGGTGCTACGCGCGTTGGACCTCTGAACGACGAAGGGGCGGGACCCATGCTCAGGATCCCGCCCCTGGTCTCCGACTAGTCCTCCTCGCCATCCTCAGAGGATGGCCGCGGCGTCGTCTCGTCGCCCTCGTTCTCGTCCAACGCGTCGACGAACTCGACACCGTCCAGCTCGGCAAGCCGGTCGGACGCGTCCGTGCTGCCGTCCTTGTCGGCCTCGACCGCCTTCGCGAACCACTCCCGCGCCTCGGCCTCCCGACCGGCGGCGAGCAGCGCATCGGCATACGCGTACCGCAGCCGCGCGGTCCACGGCTGTACGGAACCGGCGGCCAGCTCCGGGCTCTGCAGCGTCACGATCGCCGCGTCGAGCTGCTCCATGTCACGCCGGGCACCCGCCGCGACAAGCCGCATCTCGACCTGACCTGCCTTGTCGAGCTTGTTCACCTCGGGCGCCCCGGCCATGTCCAGCGCCTTCTCGGGCCGCCCGAGACCACGCTCGCAGTCGGCCATGACGGGCCACAGATCCACGTTCCCGGTCATCCGCCGTGCGGCCCGGAACTCGGCGAGCGCCTCGCTGTACTTCTGGTTCGCGTACGCCGCGAATCCAGCAGCCTCGCGTACGGCGGCGACGCGCGACGCCAGCCGCAGGGCCACCTTGGAGTAGCCGTACGCGCCCTCCGGGTCCTCGTCGATGAGCCGGGCGACCATCACCAGGTTCTTGGCGACGTCCTCGGCAAGTCCCTTCGGCAGACTCTGCAGCTCCTGCCGTACGTCCTTGTCGATCTCCTCGCCGGTGACGTCCTCCGGAATCGGCAGCCGCTTGATGGGCTCCCGGTCCCGGTCACGCTCATCACGGAAACGCCCACCGCCACGCCGGTCATCACCCCTGCGGTCGTCCCGCCGATCATCCCGGCCACGGAATCCCCCGGGCCGCCCACCACGGTCGTCACGCCGGGGCCCACGGCTACGGTCGTCCCGCCCGTCACGCCCGTCACGCCCACGGAACCCACCGCGCTCACCTCGACTGTCCCCGCGACTGTCATCCCGCCGACTGTCGTCCCGACGGAAGCCACCACGGGGCCCACGGTCGTCGCCACCTCGGCGGTCGTCCCTGCGGTCGTCGCGCCGACCGTAGCCACGATCGTCGTCACGGCGGCCCTGGCCGCGATCGTCATCCCGGCGGCCATGACCACGGTCGTCGTCCCTGCGGCCATGACCACGGTCGTCGTCCCTGCGGCCGTAGCCACGGCTGTCATCACGGCGGATCCCGGGACGGTCGCCTTCGCGGCGGTCGTCCCTGCGCTCGTCACGCCGGTCGTCCCGACCGCGGAAACCTCCGGGCCGTCCGCCACTGTCGTCGCGGCGGAATCCAACACGCTCCGGACGGTCACCACGGTCGTCCCGCCGGGACCCGCCCCTGTCGCCGCGGTCATCGCGACGGAAGGGGGGACGGTCTCCGCCGCGGTCGTCGCGGCGGAACGGGGGACGGTCTCCGCCCCGGTCACCGCGGTCATCGCAACGGAACGGAGGGCGATCTCCACCGCGGTCACTGCGGTCGGTACGATCCCCACGGTCGTCGCGCCGGAACGGAGGACGGTCTCCGTCCCGGCGGAAACCCCCGGGCCGCCCGCCGCGGTCGTCGCGACGCGGACCACCGGAACGGTCGTCGCGACCGCCGTAGCCACCTCGGTCCCGATCCCGGTCCCGGTCGTCGCGTCGGAAGCCACCGCGATCGCCACGGTCGTCGCCCCGACGGTCATCACGGCGGTCGTCACGGCGGTCGTTGCCGCGACCGTACCCACCACGGTCGTTCCCACCTCGGTCACCACCTGCGCGGTCGTTGCCGCGCCGCGGACCACCCCGGTACCCGCCGCGATCACCACGGTCACCACTGTCCCGTCGCCGCTGGTCGCGCTCCGGTCGGTCTTCGGGAGAGTTGGTGGACATGGGTGACTCCTGTCTTCGGTACCGCAGTCATTCTCGCGCAACTCGGGACACCCGGCGCGCTCCAGTAAAAACAAAAGGACCCCTGGCCCCAGCTGAACGCTGGGACCAGGGGTCCTCCAAAGATTGTTCGGCGGTGTCCTACTCTCCCACAGGGTCCCCCCTGCAGTACCATCGGCGCTGTAAGGCTTAGCTTCCGGGTTCGGAATGT
This genomic window from Streptomyces sp. DG2A-72 contains:
- a CDS encoding TlyA family RNA methyltransferase codes for the protein MAGVARRRLDAELVRRKLARSREHASQLIAAGRVSVGKTVATKPATQVETAAAIVVQTDSGDPEYVSRGGHKLAGALRVFMEQGLVVEGRRALDAGASTGGFTDVLLRTGAAQVVAVDVGYGQLAWTLQSDERVTVKDRTNVRELTLEAIDGEPVDLVVGDLSFIPLGLVLPALVRCVRSDADLVMMVKPQFEVGKERLGSGGVVRSPELRAEAVRGVARRAWDLGLGVKGVTASPLPGPSGNVEYFLWMRAGAAELDPADVDRAVAEGPR
- a CDS encoding SCP2 sterol-binding domain-containing protein, which codes for MATIEECRAALEKLSDNMQDAEGDARTAAALERSVSCHITDLDVTFAGRMTGGRIEVHETLQGPPQEKAQIRFSLAGDDLVALVDGELNFAKAWGSGRVKLHASLRDLLVLRKLL
- a CDS encoding ABC transporter ATP-binding protein; amino-acid sequence: MSAAKTTRGTANENTKRSTVNRLSAEDVTLAYDQRVIAEQLSVEIPDNSFTVIVGPNACGKSTLLRALSRMLKPSRGRVLLDGSVIQSMPAKKVARTLGLLPQSSIAPDGITVADLVGRGRYPHQGILRQWSTEDERVVQESMQQTGVAELADRYVDELSGGQRQRVWIAMALAQQTPLLLLDEPTTYLDIQHQIDVLDLCAELHEEQGRTLVAVLHDLNHAARYATHLIALKDGAIIAEGAPNDIVTAELVEEVFGLRCQVIDDPETGTPLVVPAARKARTDDRKVAATEAS
- a CDS encoding iron chelate uptake ABC transporter family permease subunit, giving the protein MKTTNRAIRTPGGLSVRLDVRAFTVVALLLLAALVASVLLIGTGDFPISVGDVLKTLVGNGNAGQEFIVNDLRLPRVLVGLLVGASLGLGGALFQAISRNPLGSPDILGLGQGATAGALVVIVLMSGSAAQVTVGALVGGLVTGLAIYLLAWKRGVHGYRLVLVGIGVSAIVTAVNGYLLTKADLVDAARAVVWMTGSLNGRDWEQVWPLLWLCAVLVPLVLANARALRMMEMGDDVSNALGVRVERVRMLLMVAAVLLTAAATAAAGPVSFVALTAPQLARRLTRSPGPNLLPSLCMGAALLVIADWASQRVFGADQLPVGVVTGVVGGVYLLWLLVTERKAGRI
- a CDS encoding iron ABC transporter permease, producing the protein MLVDSPPEQRAETAPAPPKRRAIRAFGLLVSVAILLLVALASVAIGAKELSVDQVWHGLFEESGTYGDVVVAERLSRTVLGLLAGAALGLAGAVLQALTRNPLADPGLLGINAGASAAVVTAITYFGVTSLTGYVWFAFFGAAAVGALVWFLGGSRGATPVRLALAGTAISAALYGYLQAVMIMDEAALGKMRFWTVGSLSSATNDIILKVLPFLAFGMLLAFALARPLNAMAMGDDTAKALGANLNRTRALSMLAATVLCGAATAACGPIVFVGLMVPHVVRSFTGPDLRWILPYAAVLSPVLLLGADVIGRIVARPAELQVGIVTAILGGPVFIFLVRRRRTAQL
- a CDS encoding HAD hydrolase-like protein — translated: MSQSVRTRPKGSGQALSEAYDTALLDLDGVVYAGGNAIAYAVESLAAARSGGMHLAYVTNNALRTPDVVSAHLTALGIPTAASDVITSAQAVARLIAEHVPQGSRVLVIGGEGLRVALRERGLEPVESADDDPAAVVQGYGGPELPWGRFAEACHAIARGVPWFASNTDLTIPSARGIAPGNGAAVQVVRIATGAEPQVAGKPLPPMHRETVLRTGAERPLVVGDRLDTDIEGAFNGGVDSLLVLTGVTDGPLLLSAPPRHRPTFVDADLRGLLTGQPEVTAESDGFRCGGWRAKAGAERLELDGDGEALDGLRALCAAAWTSAGEGVCELDGGKALARLGL
- a CDS encoding DUF1015 domain-containing protein, with the protein product MNSAGHSGATAHRGLELTPFRGLRYDPDRVGSLAAVTSPPYDVVVRPDGVLHLESADPYNIVRLILPQAPTAAARNEQAAKTLRRWLSEGVLAADPRPGLYVYEQRDGDGMLQRGVIGALRVTDPAEGLVLPHEDVMPHIVADRADLMRATSANLEPLLLTYRGNGSATDTAAIIERTAEQPPLLSTTTEDGFSHRLWSITAPDEQARIQADLAGHQALIADGHHRWATYRRLRAEHPSPSPWDHGLVLLVDTTRYPLRVRAIHRLLHGLPVAEALKPLDGLFRVRHLEVPLLEALDALTDAAGAGNAFLLAGDGTFHLVDEPDPDLLARTVPTEHPAAWRTLDATVLHATLLDHVWHIPEDSPTHIAYIHDTAATVSKAERDGGTAVLMHPVREEVVRDLARQGVTMPRKSTSFGPKPASGLVLRALDL
- a CDS encoding tetratricopeptide repeat protein gives rise to the protein MPIPEDVTGEEIDKDVRQELQSLPKGLAEDVAKNLVMVARLIDEDPEGAYGYSKVALRLASRVAAVREAAGFAAYANQKYSEALAEFRAARRMTGNVDLWPVMADCERGLGRPEKALDMAGAPEVNKLDKAGQVEMRLVAAGARRDMEQLDAAIVTLQSPELAAGSVQPWTARLRYAYADALLAAGREAEAREWFAKAVEADKDGSTDASDRLAELDGVEFVDALDENEGDETTPRPSSEDGEED